Proteins found in one Corynebacterium zhongnanshanii genomic segment:
- a CDS encoding MmcQ/YjbR family DNA-binding protein, whose amino-acid sequence MTPEELVSVSHQHALELPATSRDQPFGEGWDAYRVRGKIFMIRAHPHFNPARTQMIILKAIPDEGVSLRQQHEEITPGYHMNKTHWNSVVAGPGISPELVKDLITDSYLCVVDKLPKAKQPVDPFNHRLTQFL is encoded by the coding sequence ATGACTCCCGAAGAACTCGTCAGCGTTTCTCACCAGCACGCGCTGGAGTTGCCGGCAACTTCTCGTGATCAGCCTTTCGGCGAGGGTTGGGATGCCTATCGGGTTCGCGGCAAGATTTTCATGATCCGCGCCCACCCACACTTTAATCCGGCGCGTACGCAGATGATCATTCTGAAAGCGATCCCGGACGAAGGCGTGAGCCTCCGGCAGCAGCATGAAGAGATCACCCCTGGGTACCACATGAACAAGACGCATTGGAATAGCGTGGTGGCCGGCCCCGGCATCAGTCCGGAGTTAGTGAAGGATCTGATTACTGATTCTTACTTGTGCGTTGTGGACAAGCTGCCGAAAGCGAAGCAGCCGGTGGATCCATTCAACCACCGGCTCACGCAATTTCTCTAG
- the exaC gene encoding acetaldehyde dehydrogenase ExaC has protein sequence MTVYADPGTNGSLITFKERYENFIGGQWVPPVDGEYMDNVSPINGQKFCEVPRSKAADIELAIDAAEKAAPGWGKTSVQDRSNVLLKIADILEQNLEMLAVAETWDNGKAVRETLAADLPLAVDHFRYYAGALRAQEDRTSQINEDLVAYHFHEPLGVVGQIIPWNFPILMAAWKIAPALAAGNAIVLKPAEQTPASILVLVELIQEVLPEGVLNIVNGLGTEAGAALTATDRIAKIAFTGSTEVGKIINKAVAEKLIPVTLELGGKSPSVFFADIMDKDDDFREKCVEGLAMFALNQGEICTCPSRALVHEDIAEEFLALAIERVKNIKVGNPLDTDVMMGAQASQEQMDKITGYLKSGPEEGAEVLTGGNVNQIDGRDGGFYIEPTIFKGHNKMRLFQEEIFGPVLAVTTFKTFEEAMEIANDTEYGLGAGVWSRDGRTAYKAGREIQSGRVWVNNYHQYPAHAAFGGYKKSGLGRETHLMMLDHYQQTKNLLWSYDEKPMGFY, from the coding sequence ATGACTGTTTACGCAGACCCAGGAACCAACGGCTCGCTTATTACCTTCAAGGAGCGCTACGAAAACTTCATCGGAGGCCAGTGGGTGCCTCCCGTTGACGGCGAATACATGGACAACGTATCCCCCATCAACGGACAGAAGTTCTGCGAAGTACCGCGCTCCAAGGCAGCGGACATCGAACTAGCCATCGACGCCGCCGAAAAGGCAGCGCCAGGCTGGGGCAAAACCAGCGTCCAAGACCGCTCCAACGTCCTGCTGAAGATCGCTGACATCCTGGAACAGAACCTCGAGATGCTCGCCGTGGCAGAGACCTGGGACAACGGCAAGGCAGTCCGTGAAACCCTGGCAGCAGACCTCCCACTGGCCGTGGACCACTTCCGCTACTACGCAGGTGCCCTGCGCGCGCAGGAAGACCGCACCTCCCAGATCAACGAAGACCTGGTCGCCTACCACTTCCACGAGCCACTGGGAGTGGTCGGCCAGATCATCCCATGGAACTTCCCCATCCTCATGGCCGCATGGAAGATCGCCCCAGCGCTGGCCGCCGGAAACGCCATTGTCCTGAAGCCCGCCGAGCAGACCCCAGCATCCATCCTGGTGCTCGTGGAGCTCATCCAGGAGGTGCTGCCAGAAGGTGTGCTGAACATCGTCAACGGCCTCGGAACCGAAGCCGGTGCAGCACTGACGGCCACCGACCGCATCGCAAAGATCGCCTTCACCGGATCCACCGAAGTCGGAAAGATCATCAACAAAGCCGTGGCTGAGAAGCTGATCCCCGTCACCCTGGAGCTGGGCGGCAAGTCCCCATCCGTGTTCTTCGCAGACATCATGGACAAGGACGATGACTTCCGCGAAAAGTGCGTGGAGGGCCTGGCCATGTTCGCCCTGAACCAGGGCGAAATCTGCACCTGCCCATCCCGCGCACTGGTCCACGAGGACATCGCCGAGGAGTTCCTGGCTCTGGCCATCGAGCGCGTGAAGAACATCAAGGTGGGCAACCCACTGGACACCGACGTGATGATGGGCGCACAGGCATCCCAGGAGCAGATGGACAAGATCACCGGCTACCTGAAGTCCGGCCCAGAAGAAGGCGCAGAGGTCCTGACCGGCGGAAACGTCAACCAGATCGACGGCCGCGATGGAGGTTTCTACATCGAGCCAACGATCTTCAAGGGCCACAACAAGATGCGCCTGTTCCAGGAGGAAATCTTCGGCCCCGTGCTCGCCGTGACCACCTTCAAGACCTTCGAAGAAGCCATGGAGATCGCCAACGACACCGAGTACGGCCTCGGCGCCGGCGTATGGTCCCGTGACGGACGCACCGCCTACAAGGCAGGCCGCGAAATTCAGTCCGGTCGCGTGTGGGTCAACAACTACCACCAGTACCCAGCTCACGCAGCCTTCGGAGGCTACAAGAAGTCCGGCCTGGGCCGCGAGACCCACCTAATGATGCTGGACCATTACCAGCAGACCAAGAACCTGTTGTGGTCCTACGACGAGAAGCCCATGGGCTTCTACTGA
- a CDS encoding sodium/glutamate symporter, whose amino-acid sequence MGDSEYTAFTLMTDIGLISILMIIGTFMRRHFTWFRNLLIPSPIIAGLLGLLLGPEVLGIMPFSNALGDYSTLLIAIVFASMPYSMSFQSGDMKKARNMWAYSTSMFLGQWAIFILLGIFLFKPLFGTEDWFGMMLPVGFVGGFGTAAAVGGALDGVGADAAMSLGFMSATVGTLAAIVGGIIFANWGIKSGRANTLPKELPWELLSGAIEDPKKQPSIGKATTNPSSIEPLALHLGFIMMTVMFAYFIQQAIQHQFPNVSIPLFALAFVVGILGVLGLKVIKRPEYLNPQTVKSISGGSTDYLIAFGVASIVPSAIASYWLPLLVLFLLGLAYCFVFFRYISPLFFGEKWLERGVFGWGWATAAVATGIALLKIVDPDLKSGTLNDYGVAYVGFAPFEIGMTILAPIAVVSGFTFGLGGAALVAGVGIFLFPILSGWLPKQGGKQGGQSSGQQAGAGQQSRKQAGEQPR is encoded by the coding sequence ATGGGTGACTCTGAATACACCGCATTTACCCTCATGACGGACATTGGATTGATCTCCATCCTCATGATCATCGGTACCTTCATGAGGCGCCACTTCACATGGTTCCGCAACCTACTCATTCCGTCACCCATCATCGCGGGACTGCTCGGGCTGCTGCTGGGGCCAGAGGTGCTGGGTATCATGCCTTTCTCCAACGCGCTCGGCGATTACTCCACCCTGCTGATCGCCATCGTGTTCGCCTCCATGCCGTACTCCATGAGCTTCCAATCCGGTGACATGAAGAAGGCCCGCAACATGTGGGCCTACTCCACCTCCATGTTCCTGGGGCAATGGGCCATCTTCATCCTGCTCGGAATCTTCCTGTTCAAGCCACTGTTCGGCACGGAAGACTGGTTCGGCATGATGCTGCCCGTCGGATTCGTGGGAGGCTTCGGCACCGCAGCGGCCGTGGGAGGCGCGCTCGACGGAGTGGGTGCGGACGCCGCCATGTCCCTTGGCTTCATGTCCGCCACGGTCGGAACGCTCGCTGCGATTGTGGGCGGAATCATCTTCGCCAACTGGGGCATCAAATCCGGCCGCGCCAACACGCTGCCGAAAGAACTGCCCTGGGAGCTGCTCTCCGGAGCCATCGAAGACCCGAAGAAGCAACCCTCCATCGGCAAGGCAACCACCAACCCTTCCTCCATTGAGCCACTGGCCCTGCACCTCGGGTTCATCATGATGACCGTGATGTTTGCCTACTTCATCCAGCAGGCCATCCAACACCAATTCCCCAACGTATCCATCCCGCTGTTCGCACTGGCCTTCGTGGTCGGAATCCTTGGAGTGCTAGGGCTCAAGGTCATCAAGCGGCCCGAGTACCTGAACCCACAGACCGTGAAATCCATCTCCGGTGGATCCACCGACTACCTGATCGCCTTCGGTGTGGCCTCCATCGTCCCCTCGGCTATTGCCTCCTACTGGCTGCCGCTGCTGGTGCTGTTCCTCCTGGGACTGGCGTACTGCTTCGTGTTCTTCCGCTACATCTCCCCACTCTTCTTCGGAGAAAAGTGGCTGGAACGCGGCGTGTTCGGCTGGGGCTGGGCCACCGCCGCGGTTGCCACGGGTATCGCCCTGCTGAAGATCGTGGATCCCGACCTGAAATCCGGTACCCTCAACGACTATGGCGTGGCCTATGTGGGATTCGCCCCCTTCGAAATCGGTATGACGATCCTGGCGCCCATCGCGGTGGTGTCCGGATTCACGTTCGGCCTGGGAGGAGCGGCGCTCGTGGCCGGGGTGGGAATCTTCCTGTTCCCGATCCTCTCGGGATGGCTGCCGAAGCAAGGCGGGAAACAGGGCGGTCAATCGTCCGGACAACAGGCCGGAGCTGGACAACAGTCGAGAAAACAGGCTGGAGAGCAGCCGAGATAA
- a CDS encoding sulfurtransferase, with product MSTSTTNPSTPFITGTELYHHFQHGQRMTIIDSHWAKTENSAWEAYVTQHIPGAMFCNPLRHLAGIPSRQHGRNPIPDVNDLQRYLDDWGVMTDRPTYIYDTGANLYAARAWWILRWAGVNNVSILNGGTGEWQAAGGDVAGGIGALRGRGDVTVTPGSMPTLEIDEIEDWLAQGKMLVDNRDEARFKGLKENVDHQAGHIPGAVNIPTDVLQESNGRVLPAERVRKILGELGVEENTEIAVYSGSGVHSSLFIAAMEAAGLPAPRHYVGGWSQWSSDAKRPIERG from the coding sequence ATGAGCACCAGCACCACCAACCCCTCCACCCCATTCATCACCGGCACCGAGCTATACCACCACTTCCAGCATGGCCAGCGCATGACGATCATCGACTCCCACTGGGCCAAAACCGAAAACAGTGCCTGGGAAGCCTACGTCACCCAACACATCCCCGGTGCAATGTTCTGCAACCCCCTGCGACACCTCGCCGGAATCCCCTCACGACAACACGGCCGCAACCCCATCCCCGACGTCAACGACCTGCAACGCTACCTCGACGACTGGGGAGTGATGACAGACCGACCCACCTACATCTACGACACAGGTGCCAACCTCTACGCCGCCCGCGCCTGGTGGATCCTACGCTGGGCCGGAGTGAACAACGTGAGCATCCTCAACGGAGGAACCGGAGAATGGCAAGCCGCCGGCGGCGACGTCGCCGGCGGCATTGGCGCCCTGCGCGGACGCGGAGATGTCACCGTCACACCGGGATCCATGCCCACACTCGAGATTGATGAGATCGAAGACTGGCTCGCCCAAGGAAAAATGCTGGTCGACAACCGCGACGAAGCGCGCTTCAAAGGACTCAAAGAAAACGTTGACCACCAAGCAGGGCACATCCCCGGAGCCGTAAACATCCCCACGGACGTTCTGCAAGAATCCAACGGACGCGTGCTTCCAGCGGAGCGGGTGAGGAAGATTTTGGGTGAGCTTGGCGTCGAAGAAAATACGGAGATCGCAGTGTATTCCGGATCGGGCGTGCATTCGTCCCTGTTTATCGCGGCGATGGAGGCTGCGGGGTTGCCGGCGCCGCGGCACTATGTGGGCGGTTGGTCGCAGTGGTCGTCGGATGCGAAGCGGCCGATCGAGCGAGGCTGA
- a CDS encoding SDR family oxidoreductase gives MTKLPFSRTLSPILRSPALPSVAPAPDRTGRRVAVVTGATSGIGKAAASSLSDAGFHVIGTSRNPDSVSDRHPGVHYVALDLSDPDSIEACVEDIHAHGDAPAVLVNNAGESQSGPFEELPRDALERLFQINVQGQVELTQKLLPSMRAAGRGRVVMVGSMLGSFPLAFRSSYVASKAAIKGFGFSLRREVRPFGIGVSVVEPGSINTGLSQRRTKYVDLQGPYGAEFSTMLNKLDANEAAGISSERVAEEIMKAVLDDAPRPLYAAGSKAGLIFPLSRVLPLETTHWLLNKVHGLS, from the coding sequence ATGACAAAACTTCCATTCTCCCGAACTCTCAGCCCAATCCTCCGCAGCCCCGCGCTCCCCTCCGTCGCGCCCGCCCCCGACCGCACCGGCCGCCGCGTCGCGGTGGTCACCGGGGCAACATCGGGCATCGGCAAAGCTGCCGCCTCTTCCTTATCCGACGCCGGCTTCCATGTCATCGGCACCTCCCGAAACCCAGACTCCGTGTCTGACCGGCACCCTGGAGTGCACTACGTGGCACTTGATTTGAGTGATCCGGACAGCATCGAGGCCTGCGTCGAAGATATTCACGCTCACGGTGACGCCCCTGCGGTGCTGGTGAACAACGCAGGCGAGTCTCAGTCCGGCCCGTTCGAGGAGCTTCCCCGCGATGCGCTGGAGCGGCTGTTTCAGATCAACGTGCAGGGGCAGGTGGAGCTCACTCAGAAGCTTTTGCCATCCATGCGTGCGGCGGGTCGCGGCCGCGTGGTGATGGTCGGTTCGATGCTGGGGAGTTTTCCGCTTGCATTTCGCTCCAGCTACGTGGCCTCGAAGGCGGCCATCAAGGGGTTTGGTTTTTCTCTGCGCCGCGAGGTGCGGCCTTTTGGAATTGGGGTGTCCGTGGTGGAACCCGGCTCGATCAATACGGGGCTTTCCCAGAGGCGGACTAAATATGTGGATCTTCAGGGGCCGTATGGAGCTGAGTTCAGCACGATGCTGAACAAGTTGGACGCCAATGAGGCTGCGGGTATCTCCTCGGAGCGCGTCGCTGAGGAGATCATGAAGGCAGTTCTGGATGATGCGCCGCGGCCGCTCTATGCCGCAGGCTCAAAGGCTGGTCTGATTTTCCCGCTGTCGCGGGTGCTTCCTCTGGAGACCACGCACTGGCTGCTCAACAAGGTGCACGGCCTCTCCTAG
- the gcvP gene encoding aminomethyl-transferring glycine dehydrogenase — translation MATSHDEFTNRHIGPNPADTQEILNFLGYESSQALAEAALPDSIKQSAPIGLPDALDETETLAALRAFADKNVQKKQLIGAGYYDTVTPAVIRRNVVENPGWYTAYTPYQPEISQGRLEALLNFQTMIQDLTGLPIAGASLLDEATAVAEAVQLMARGNAKAFKNGGVVLLDSALHQQSITVTLARAEAAGIAVEVADFSDDDANTSRSFADHDNLVGVVLSNPGSTGRVRDLKPVIAAAKEAGALVTVAADLLASVLVTSPGEAGADIAVGSAQRFGVPLFFGGPHAGFISCTEALQRKLPGRIVGVSVDAEGAPAYRLALQTREQHIRRDKATSNICTAQALLAVVAGFYAVWHGPRGLREIATAVHGRAVALAVALSEAGLTVAHDTFFDTVTVRHDSVDEVLTRAADAGFNLRRVNDEFVGVSVGESTTDQDTAELVEILSGTSARINTADFTADNGPLAEAGVLREDEILTHPIFNSITSETQMMRYLRKLADRDLALDRTMIPLGSCTMKLNAAVSMEPITWPGFAGIHPHVPAEQAQGWLELIADLEERLAKITGYAKVSVQPNAGSQGEFAGLLAIARYHQSRGDDERNLILIPASAHGTNAASAALAGLKVVAVKNAEDGSIDVDDLDAKIAKHGENIAGIMITYPSTHGVFEEQVREVCSKVHAAGGQVYIDGANLNALVGLAQPGEFGGDVSHLNLHKTFTIPHGGGGPGVGPVCVAEHLIPFLPTDAREDIHDDAHGAATGQPVSASAYGSAGVLPITWSYIALMGDEGLTEASRMALVNANYVSRKLEEYYPTLYTGETGLVAHECILDLRELTKASGITAEDVSKRLMDYGFHAPTLAFPVPGTLMVEPTESEDKAELDRFIEAMVSIHGEIQEVIDGAVAAEDSVLRHAPFTAHSVIRGDFDEAVSGGKFTREQAAFPVPSLRVDKYFAPVRRIDGAYGDRNLVCSCPPIEDIAENL, via the coding sequence ATGGCAACATCTCACGACGAGTTCACGAACCGACACATTGGCCCGAACCCCGCAGATACCCAGGAGATCCTGAATTTCCTGGGCTACGAATCCTCCCAGGCGCTCGCGGAGGCCGCGCTCCCCGATTCCATTAAGCAGTCCGCTCCGATCGGCTTGCCGGACGCCTTGGATGAGACCGAGACGCTGGCCGCGTTGCGCGCTTTCGCGGATAAGAATGTGCAGAAGAAGCAGCTGATTGGCGCTGGTTACTACGACACCGTCACCCCGGCCGTGATTCGCCGCAACGTGGTGGAGAACCCGGGCTGGTACACCGCGTACACCCCGTATCAGCCGGAGATTTCCCAGGGCCGTCTGGAGGCTCTGCTGAATTTCCAGACCATGATTCAGGATCTGACGGGCCTGCCGATCGCGGGTGCGTCCTTGTTGGATGAGGCGACTGCGGTGGCTGAGGCTGTGCAGTTGATGGCTCGCGGCAACGCGAAGGCGTTTAAGAATGGTGGCGTGGTGCTGCTGGATTCCGCGTTGCATCAGCAGTCCATCACGGTGACGTTGGCGAGGGCTGAGGCTGCGGGAATTGCGGTCGAGGTTGCTGATTTTTCTGATGACGACGCCAACACCTCTCGTTCCTTCGCGGATCACGACAATCTGGTGGGTGTGGTGCTGTCCAACCCTGGTTCGACCGGCCGGGTTCGTGATCTGAAGCCTGTGATTGCGGCGGCGAAGGAGGCCGGCGCGTTGGTGACGGTGGCTGCTGACCTGTTGGCATCGGTTCTGGTGACGTCTCCGGGTGAGGCTGGGGCAGATATTGCTGTGGGTTCTGCGCAGCGCTTTGGTGTGCCACTGTTCTTTGGTGGTCCTCACGCGGGCTTCATTTCGTGTACGGAGGCGTTGCAGCGTAAGTTGCCGGGCCGCATTGTGGGTGTGTCTGTGGATGCGGAGGGTGCTCCTGCGTATCGTCTGGCGCTGCAGACCCGTGAGCAGCACATTCGGCGCGATAAGGCAACGTCCAATATTTGTACGGCTCAGGCGCTGTTGGCTGTGGTCGCTGGTTTTTATGCGGTGTGGCATGGTCCTCGTGGCTTGCGGGAGATCGCCACGGCGGTGCATGGTCGCGCGGTGGCATTGGCTGTGGCATTGTCTGAGGCTGGTCTGACCGTGGCGCACGATACCTTCTTCGATACGGTCACGGTGCGCCATGACAGCGTGGACGAGGTGCTCACCCGAGCCGCGGACGCTGGCTTCAACCTGCGCCGCGTGAATGACGAGTTCGTGGGTGTGTCCGTGGGCGAGTCCACCACGGACCAGGACACCGCAGAGCTCGTGGAGATCCTGTCCGGCACCTCCGCACGCATTAACACCGCGGACTTTACCGCGGACAACGGCCCGCTGGCGGAGGCTGGTGTGCTGCGCGAGGATGAGATCCTCACGCACCCGATCTTTAACAGCATCACCTCCGAAACGCAGATGATGAGGTACCTGCGGAAGCTCGCGGATCGCGATCTGGCCCTGGACCGCACGATGATCCCGCTGGGTTCCTGCACGATGAAGCTCAACGCAGCGGTGTCCATGGAGCCGATCACCTGGCCAGGCTTTGCGGGCATCCACCCTCATGTTCCGGCCGAGCAGGCGCAGGGTTGGCTGGAGTTGATCGCTGACCTGGAGGAACGTCTGGCGAAGATCACCGGTTATGCGAAGGTGTCTGTCCAGCCGAACGCTGGTTCTCAGGGTGAGTTCGCCGGCCTGCTGGCTATTGCCCGCTACCACCAGTCCCGCGGGGATGACGAGCGCAACCTGATTCTGATCCCGGCCTCCGCCCACGGTACGAATGCGGCGAGTGCCGCGTTGGCCGGCCTGAAGGTGGTTGCGGTGAAGAATGCCGAGGACGGCTCCATCGACGTGGACGATCTGGATGCGAAGATCGCCAAGCACGGCGAGAACATCGCCGGCATCATGATCACCTACCCGTCCACGCATGGCGTGTTCGAGGAGCAGGTCCGCGAGGTGTGCTCGAAGGTGCACGCCGCAGGCGGACAGGTGTACATCGACGGCGCGAACCTGAACGCCCTGGTGGGATTGGCCCAGCCAGGCGAGTTCGGCGGAGACGTCTCCCACCTGAATCTGCACAAGACATTCACGATTCCTCACGGTGGCGGAGGCCCAGGCGTCGGCCCTGTATGCGTGGCTGAGCACCTGATTCCGTTCCTGCCCACAGACGCGCGGGAGGATATTCACGACGACGCCCACGGCGCGGCAACGGGACAGCCCGTGTCGGCGTCGGCGTATGGTTCGGCCGGCGTGCTGCCGATCACCTGGTCCTACATCGCATTGATGGGCGACGAGGGATTGACCGAGGCGTCCCGCATGGCACTCGTGAACGCCAACTACGTGTCCCGCAAGCTGGAGGAGTACTACCCAACGCTGTACACGGGCGAGACCGGCCTGGTTGCCCACGAGTGCATCTTGGATCTGCGAGAGCTGACGAAGGCCTCCGGCATCACCGCCGAGGATGTCTCCAAGCGCCTGATGGACTACGGTTTCCACGCTCCCACCTTGGCGTTCCCTGTTCCGGGCACGCTGATGGTGGAGCCAACCGAGTCCGAGGACAAGGCCGAGCTGGATCGCTTTATTGAGGCGATGGTGTCCATCCACGGCGAGATCCAGGAGGTCATTGATGGCGCGGTTGCGGCTGAGGATTCGGTTCTGCGCCACGCGCCGTTTACTGCACACTCGGTGATCCGGGGTGATTTCGACGAGGCTGTGTCTGGCGGAAAGTTCACTCGCGAGCAGGCCGCGTTCCCTGTGCCGTCCTTGCGCGTGGACAAGTACTTCGCGCCGGTGCGCCGCATCGATGGCGCCTATGGTGACCGTAATTTGGTGTGCTCCTGCCCGCCGATTGAGGACATCGCGGAGAACCTGTAG
- the gcvT gene encoding glycine cleavage system aminomethyltransferase GcvT produces the protein MSKDIKHTALHGVHEKLGARFTDFGGWDMPLKYTSELDEHHAVRKNVGVFDLSHMGEVRVTGPEAAEFLDHALISRLSAVPVGKAKYSMICESDGGIIDDLITYHLAENEFLVVPNAGNVAPVVRALNERTVSFDVTVNNESDDTTMVAVQGPKATEVMKEVVDNVTDAPEASGAGTTVNDAIDGLGYYAAFQGIVAGQPAIVARTGYTGEDGFEIIVANDAAEVVWETVMTVADRLGGLPCGLVCRDTLRLEAGMPLYGNELSLDLTPVDAGLGVLAATKSKDKFVGRDAIVAAKEEGTKQTLVGLVGEGRRAARGGYEVFAAGEDGNPGEFSIGHVTSGALSPTLGHPVALAYVSKEAAESATASEGATVEVDIRGKRFPYRVVALPFYKRER, from the coding sequence ATGAGCAAGGACATCAAACACACTGCCCTGCATGGTGTGCACGAAAAGCTGGGCGCACGTTTCACCGACTTCGGCGGCTGGGACATGCCGTTGAAGTACACCTCTGAGCTGGATGAGCATCACGCGGTGCGCAAGAACGTGGGCGTGTTCGACCTATCCCATATGGGAGAGGTGCGCGTGACCGGGCCGGAGGCTGCGGAGTTTTTGGATCACGCGCTGATCTCGCGCTTGTCCGCCGTGCCGGTGGGTAAGGCGAAGTACTCCATGATTTGCGAGAGCGATGGCGGGATCATCGACGACCTGATTACCTACCACCTGGCCGAGAACGAGTTCCTGGTGGTGCCGAACGCCGGGAACGTGGCCCCTGTGGTCCGGGCTCTGAACGAGCGCACGGTCAGCTTCGACGTGACCGTGAACAACGAGTCCGATGACACCACGATGGTGGCCGTCCAAGGCCCGAAGGCCACGGAGGTAATGAAGGAGGTCGTGGACAATGTCACCGATGCTCCCGAGGCATCCGGCGCGGGCACGACCGTGAACGACGCCATCGATGGGCTAGGCTACTACGCCGCCTTCCAGGGAATTGTTGCTGGTCAGCCGGCGATTGTGGCCCGCACGGGCTACACCGGTGAGGACGGCTTTGAGATCATCGTGGCCAACGACGCCGCTGAGGTGGTGTGGGAGACCGTGATGACCGTGGCGGATCGCCTGGGTGGCCTGCCATGCGGCCTGGTTTGCCGCGATACGCTGCGCCTGGAGGCCGGCATGCCGCTGTACGGCAACGAGCTGTCCTTGGATCTCACGCCGGTGGATGCCGGTCTGGGCGTGCTGGCTGCGACGAAGTCGAAGGATAAGTTCGTGGGTCGCGACGCGATCGTGGCTGCCAAGGAAGAGGGCACGAAGCAGACGCTGGTGGGCCTGGTGGGCGAGGGTCGCCGCGCCGCTCGCGGTGGCTACGAGGTCTTCGCCGCGGGCGAGGATGGCAACCCTGGCGAGTTCTCCATCGGCCATGTGACCTCGGGGGCGTTGTCACCGACGCTGGGGCACCCTGTTGCGTTGGCGTATGTGTCGAAGGAGGCTGCTGAGTCCGCCACGGCGTCCGAGGGTGCGACCGTGGAGGTCGACATCCGCGGCAAGCGTTTCCCGTACCGCGTGGTGGCGTTGCCGTTCTACAAGCGGGAGCGCTAA
- the gcvH gene encoding glycine cleavage system protein GcvH: MSALPQDFLYSEEHEWVNTNAVEEGATVRVGITHIATEALGEIVFVELPEVGSEVEAGEAFGEVESTKSVSDIYAPVSGEVVAINEALEDNAGLVNEDPYGEGWLYEVKVTESGDLMDAEAYAEANE, encoded by the coding sequence ATGTCCGCACTGCCACAAGATTTCCTGTACTCCGAAGAGCACGAGTGGGTCAACACCAACGCCGTGGAGGAGGGTGCCACCGTGCGCGTGGGCATCACCCACATCGCTACCGAGGCTCTGGGCGAGATCGTGTTCGTCGAGCTGCCTGAGGTGGGCTCTGAGGTTGAGGCCGGCGAGGCTTTTGGCGAGGTGGAGTCCACCAAGTCCGTGTCCGACATCTACGCTCCCGTGTCCGGCGAGGTCGTGGCCATCAACGAGGCGTTGGAGGATAACGCTGGTCTGGTGAACGAGGATCCTTACGGCGAGGGTTGGCTGTACGAGGTGAAGGTCACCGAGTCCGGCGATCTGATGGACGCGGAGGCCTACGCCGAGGCGAATGAGTAA
- the pyrE gene encoding orotate phosphoribosyltransferase codes for MTTPHVNDEKKTRLAELVKELAVVHGRVTLSSGKEADYYVDLRRATLHREASKLIGELLRELTSDWDYAHVGGLTLGADPVATAIMHAGDGVDAFVVRKEAKKHGMQRRIEGPDIEGKKVLIVEDTTTTGNSPLTAVAAAKEAGAVVVGVATVVDRATGAKDVIEAEGVEYRSLLGLEDLGLA; via the coding sequence ATGACCACCCCACACGTGAATGACGAGAAGAAGACCCGGCTGGCCGAACTGGTGAAGGAGCTTGCCGTGGTGCACGGCCGCGTCACCCTGTCCAGCGGCAAGGAAGCCGACTACTACGTGGACTTGCGCCGCGCGACGCTGCACCGCGAGGCGTCTAAGCTCATCGGCGAGCTGCTGCGCGAACTCACGAGCGACTGGGACTACGCCCACGTGGGCGGCCTCACCCTGGGCGCGGACCCCGTGGCTACCGCCATCATGCACGCAGGTGACGGCGTGGATGCGTTCGTGGTGCGCAAGGAAGCGAAGAAGCACGGGATGCAGCGCCGAATCGAGGGGCCGGATATTGAGGGGAAGAAGGTGCTGATCGTGGAGGACACCACCACGACCGGCAACTCGCCGCTGACGGCAGTGGCCGCGGCGAAGGAGGCCGGAGCCGTGGTGGTGGGAGTGGCTACCGTGGTGGATCGCGCGACCGGCGCGAAGGATGTCATTGAGGCTGAGGGTGTGGAGTATCGCTCGCTGCTGGGGTTGGAGGATCTGGGCCTGGCCTAG